In Gammaproteobacteria bacterium, the sequence CGTGCCGCCGGCACGCGAGGTCTATACCGTCTCGCGACTGAACCGCGAGGCGCGCGCCCTGCTGGAGGGCAGCTTTCCCGTGCTATGGGTCGAAGGCGAACTTTCCAACTTCGCGCGGCCCGGTTCCGGCCACTGGTACTTCACGCTCAAGGATGCGCAGGCGCAGGTGCGCGCCGCCATGTTCCGCGCCAAGAACGCCCTGCTCAAATGGACGCCCGAGGAAGGGACGCAGGTGCTGGTGCGGGCGCGCGTCAGCCTGTACGAGGGGCGCGGCGAGTTTCAGCTCATCGTCGAACACATGGAGCCCGCAGGCGAAGGACTGCTGCGGCTGCAATTCGAACGCCTGAAGCAGAAACTCGCCGCCGAGGGATTATTCGACGAGGCGTACAAGCAGCCGTTGCCAGCCTTTCCGCGCTGTCTCGGCGTTATCACTTCCCCCACCGGCGCCGCCATACGCGATGTGCTGAGCGTCCTGCGCCGCCGCTACCCGCTGTTGCCGGTGATCATTTATCCGGCGCCGGTGCAGGGCGCGGATGCGGCGCCACAGATCGCCGCCATAATCCGCGCCGCCGACCGGCGTAAAGAATGCGATGTGCTGCTGCTCACGCGCGGCGGCGGTTCGCTGGAAGATTTGTGGCCATTCAACGAGGAAATCGTGGCGCGCGCGATCTACGACTGCGCCATTCCCATCGTTTCCGGCGTCGGCCATGAGATCGACTTC encodes:
- the xseA gene encoding exodeoxyribonuclease VII large subunit, which gives rise to MSQPSSGTSGISAVPPAREVYTVSRLNREARALLEGSFPVLWVEGELSNFARPGSGHWYFTLKDAQAQVRAAMFRAKNALLKWTPEEGTQVLVRARVSLYEGRGEFQLIVEHMEPAGEGLLRLQFERLKQKLAAEGLFDEAYKQPLPAFPRCLGVITSPTGAAIRDVLSVLRRRYPLLPVIIYPAPVQGADAAPQIAAIIRAADRRKECDVLLLTRGGGSLEDLWPFNEEIVARAIYDCAIPIVSGVGHEIDFTIADFVADIRAPTPSAAAELISPDGEQLVRHYGAIASRLSSLIKTHLRREREQLTWLSKRLIHPARRLMELSQRVDDFNQRLLKTMRHQFDLARSAVVELNAHLRAASPLPRLRLHAQHQTALRGRLQQAVMQRLRAAGHELVQLGRALSAVSPLATLDRGYAIVTTDQGQIARDASTVKTGSRVQARLAKGELDCVVETVRPVKPI